A single Sutterella megalosphaeroides DNA region contains:
- a CDS encoding amidohydrolase family protein has product MSTNDTALTIRDMIEPAIMAAGGWVNTHAHADRAYTLSPDVLEMRRTCTLQQKWDALDRLKRESTEEIFYRRFCLFFENQIKQGVTALATFVDIDPQSEDRAIKAGIRAREHYKDQLTVKFANQTLKGVIHPEARKWFDIGAEMVDIIGALPKRDERDYGKGDEAFDIILETAKRYNKMVHVHVDQFNESLEYETEQLCDKTIQHGMQGRVVAIHGISIAAHSKKYRERLYARMKEADVMMIACPTAWIDTPRSEQIGPMHNSMTPVDELVPAGITVALGTDNVCDAMVPWNAGDMWHEMTTLATGCRFDYFDELVKIATVNGRKAIGID; this is encoded by the coding sequence ATGTCCACGAATGACACCGCCTTGACGATTCGCGACATGATTGAACCGGCGATCATGGCCGCCGGCGGCTGGGTGAACACCCACGCCCATGCCGACCGCGCCTACACGCTCTCGCCCGACGTGCTCGAAATGCGCCGCACCTGCACGCTGCAGCAGAAGTGGGACGCGCTCGACCGACTCAAGCGCGAATCGACGGAAGAGATCTTCTACCGCCGTTTCTGCCTCTTCTTTGAAAACCAGATCAAGCAGGGCGTCACCGCGCTCGCCACGTTCGTCGACATCGACCCGCAGTCCGAAGACCGCGCGATCAAGGCCGGCATCCGCGCCCGCGAACACTACAAGGACCAGCTCACGGTCAAGTTCGCGAACCAGACTCTGAAGGGCGTGATTCATCCCGAAGCCCGCAAGTGGTTCGACATCGGCGCCGAAATGGTCGACATCATCGGCGCGCTTCCGAAGCGCGACGAACGCGACTACGGCAAGGGCGACGAAGCGTTCGACATCATCCTCGAAACCGCGAAGCGCTACAACAAGATGGTCCACGTGCACGTCGACCAGTTCAACGAATCGCTCGAATACGAAACCGAACAGCTCTGCGACAAGACGATCCAGCACGGCATGCAGGGCCGCGTCGTCGCCATTCACGGGATTTCGATCGCCGCGCACTCGAAGAAGTACCGCGAACGTCTCTACGCCCGCATGAAGGAAGCCGACGTCATGATGATCGCCTGCCCGACCGCCTGGATCGACACGCCGCGCTCCGAGCAGATCGGCCCGATGCACAACTCCATGACCCCGGTCGACGAACTCGTCCCGGCGGGCATCACGGTCGCGCTCGGTACCGACAACGTGTGCGACGCCATGGTGCCCTGGAACGCCGGCGACATGTGGCATGAAATGACCACGCTCGCCACGGGCTGCCGCTTCGACTACTTCGACGAACTCGTCAAGATCGCCACCGTCAACGGCCGCAAGGCGATCGGCATCGACTAA
- a CDS encoding amidohydrolase, with translation MSVIYDPAELRADLHEMPELAMREVRTAAYAAEKLEALGLKVERGVGGTTGVTAVIEGAEPGPVVMLRADMDALPFVIDGKDCAIHACGHDAHTAMLLAAASRLVGKVKRGKLKLVLQPAEETCAGANALIAAGILEDVDYVLGAHIRPIQDLPAGKVCSGVRHTASTTIRVTVKGRGAHAARPHLGVNAIDAGGAIVAAVQGIWLNPTGVWSAKATQFHADAGGTNIVPDRATITFDVRAQTNELMNEYMEKIRTAVEYAAKAHGAEADLEILLTCPAAVYDEDFKAEVGDAIREVLGDDALAADCGGGGEDFHCYKLAKPSMKAAYFGVGVGATPGLHAPNMTFDPKYLINGVKVFEAVVLKHLG, from the coding sequence ATGAGCGTGATTTACGATCCGGCGGAGTTGCGCGCCGACCTTCACGAAATGCCCGAACTTGCCATGCGGGAAGTGCGCACAGCGGCGTATGCGGCGGAAAAACTCGAAGCCCTCGGCCTTAAGGTCGAGCGCGGCGTTGGCGGCACGACGGGTGTGACGGCCGTGATCGAAGGGGCGGAACCCGGCCCCGTCGTCATGCTTCGCGCCGACATGGATGCGCTTCCTTTCGTGATCGACGGGAAGGACTGCGCGATTCACGCCTGCGGGCACGACGCCCACACGGCGATGCTCCTGGCGGCCGCAAGCCGCCTCGTCGGCAAGGTGAAGCGCGGCAAGTTGAAGCTCGTCCTGCAGCCCGCCGAAGAAACGTGTGCGGGCGCGAACGCGCTCATCGCGGCGGGCATTCTTGAGGACGTCGACTACGTCTTGGGCGCCCACATTCGTCCGATTCAGGACCTCCCCGCGGGGAAGGTCTGCTCGGGCGTGCGCCACACGGCTTCCACCACGATTCGCGTGACGGTGAAGGGGCGCGGCGCCCACGCGGCGCGTCCCCATTTGGGTGTCAATGCCATCGACGCGGGCGGCGCGATCGTGGCGGCCGTGCAGGGGATCTGGCTCAACCCGACGGGCGTCTGGTCCGCGAAGGCGACGCAGTTCCATGCCGACGCGGGCGGCACCAACATCGTTCCCGATCGCGCGACCATCACCTTCGACGTGCGCGCTCAGACGAACGAACTCATGAACGAGTACATGGAAAAGATTCGGACCGCCGTCGAATACGCTGCGAAAGCCCACGGAGCCGAAGCCGATCTCGAAATCCTGCTCACGTGCCCGGCTGCGGTCTACGACGAGGACTTCAAGGCGGAAGTGGGCGATGCGATCCGCGAAGTCTTGGGTGACGACGCTCTGGCCGCGGACTGCGGTGGCGGCGGCGAAGACTTCCATTGCTACAAGCTCGCGAAGCCCTCGATGAAGGCGGCCTATTTCGGGGTCGGGGTCGGCGCGACGCCGGGGCTCCATGCGCCCAACATGACCTTCGACCCGAAGTACCTCATCAACGGGGTGAAGGTCTTCGAAGCCGTGGTGCTCAAGCACCTCGGGTAA
- a CDS encoding type II toxin-antitoxin system HicB family antitoxin yields MQFDFACHFLEDTTILCRDLPGAVSCPDEGDTCEKWAELVVVDWLDFLMWDDEPIPVASPAEEGEYVVRLTLTQTAKIVLHNARLEANVSKAELAERTGMSLGYVERMLNFRQSTKIESIREALRSLGKDFTLGAVDL; encoded by the coding sequence ATGCAATTTGATTTTGCGTGCCATTTTCTTGAGGACACAACCATCCTCTGCCGCGACCTGCCCGGGGCTGTTTCCTGCCCGGATGAAGGGGACACGTGCGAAAAGTGGGCGGAGCTCGTGGTAGTCGACTGGCTCGACTTTCTCATGTGGGACGACGAACCGATTCCGGTCGCGTCGCCCGCCGAGGAAGGCGAATACGTCGTGCGCCTGACGCTCACGCAGACGGCGAAGATCGTGTTGCACAACGCGCGGCTCGAGGCAAACGTCTCGAAGGCCGAGTTGGCTGAGAGAACGGGGATGAGCTTGGGCTACGTCGAGCGGATGCTCAATTTCCGGCAGTCGACGAAGATCGAGTCGATCCGCGAGGCGCTTCGAAGCCTCGGAAAGGACTTCACGCTCGGCGCGGTCGACCTCTGA
- a CDS encoding nitrous oxide-stimulated promoter family protein gives MTTDTSAPTDADAKTRCSAAAPKPDRMARLETIPVLKEEAETIRLMAELYCKAHHPELRSTEDGLCPECRAFVEYARKRLACCPYGAEKPVCAKCRIHCYKPAEREKAREIMRWAGPRLLWRHPILTLKHLLKERREAPEKPRNRRETAPAAASKEAPKEAPKSPSDAGAR, from the coding sequence ATGACCACCGACACCTCCGCCCCGACGGACGCCGACGCGAAAACCCGCTGCAGTGCCGCCGCCCCCAAGCCCGACCGCATGGCGCGGCTTGAAACGATTCCCGTCCTCAAGGAGGAAGCGGAAACGATTCGGCTGATGGCCGAGCTCTACTGCAAGGCCCACCATCCCGAGCTACGCTCCACCGAGGACGGTCTTTGCCCCGAGTGCCGAGCGTTCGTCGAGTACGCGCGAAAGCGCCTCGCTTGCTGCCCCTACGGGGCCGAAAAGCCCGTCTGTGCCAAGTGCCGCATCCACTGCTATAAGCCCGCCGAGCGCGAAAAGGCCCGCGAAATCATGCGGTGGGCGGGCCCGCGACTCCTCTGGCGACACCCGATTCTGACCCTCAAGCACCTCTTGAAGGAACGCCGCGAAGCGCCCGAAAAGCCCCGGAACCGTCGCGAGACGGCGCCCGCTGCTGCATCGAAGGAAGCACCGAAGGAGGCCCCGAAGTCGCCTTCCGACGCGGGCGCCCGATAA
- a CDS encoding ATP-binding protein, protein MRHGGTSESSADATKSVLVTRALSMMQGGRYAESPPCFVSDVIIARPGRAFDVESRAGRAFSGARRAWSASRTERNAASERTPHPPAEILLSSSNNTATPDRRADGSPAGIRLAVSYAISRLGVCGPRRVAHRDRGPVMKANVSGYLSRLRKITSYKDALLEAVANSIQACADVEPENAEITVEIRLKLQAEPTRKGHPTNDRPIESIRVTDNGEGFTDENFESFCTMDTDRKAARFGCKGIGRFLWLKAFRKVVVESVYRASSGEKYFRRFEFSTSDIENESTRKAGDDEAVRTTISLQSMIDGMEQTHDVTAEEIVHLIIGHFLWDFASGTVPKIRVVCAGESLCANDVFEGMRLAATEKQTFNLAGYDFEFLQQTLKFKSKNGLRPGIYYCAGGRVVCKASTALDPKIESLMPDADGADRMFLGLVKSRVLDELVGNERNVIEWGTEGSDDHPSEKAILKRVEEICSEYLKTEFERLAVKSNARLQEFVDTEAPEYKAFLNRRRDSLYVRPDASVSDVREYFREEFHKYERAERREVDDWMAVDWSGEEAESKIRELSERIEPILARDLVKLAASRRFYLRMYEKAMSLSEEGGFRKEKAIHSLLYPMNTDDRLAVGTDKQNLWLIDERLTFVHCLTSDQRTDRAALKLFAVGTADNAGELYIIEFKRPGHDDCDLDENPISQVLDYVDELRAGGVTAADGTEITGADKLPIYCFIVAHITPTLRKQCRNSGLQLGASGDYFFGVVNGVYFEVMSVNSLYKKAKERNHALLTAAGLDNP, encoded by the coding sequence TTGCGCCACGGAGGGACCTCCGAAAGCAGTGCGGATGCGACAAAGTCCGTGCTGGTAACACGGGCCTTGTCAATGATGCAGGGTGGCAGATATGCAGAGTCTCCCCCTTGCTTCGTGTCAGACGTGATCATAGCACGACCTGGTAGGGCCTTCGACGTTGAAAGTCGGGCAGGTAGGGCTTTCTCGGGCGCTCGCCGGGCGTGGAGCGCGTCGAGGACCGAGCGCAACGCCGCAAGCGAGCGGACCCCCCATCCCCCTGCCGAGATTTTGCTATCTTCGTCGAACAACACCGCGACGCCCGACCGCAGGGCCGACGGGTCGCCCGCCGGCATACGGCTCGCGGTTTCGTACGCCATTTCCCGCCTCGGGGTCTGCGGCCCGAGGAGAGTTGCACACAGGGACCGAGGTCCAGTCATGAAAGCCAATGTCTCGGGGTATCTTTCGAGGCTCCGGAAGATCACAAGCTACAAAGACGCGTTGTTGGAGGCCGTCGCCAACTCGATTCAAGCGTGCGCCGACGTCGAGCCGGAGAACGCCGAAATCACGGTCGAAATCCGCCTGAAGCTGCAAGCCGAACCGACGCGAAAGGGGCACCCGACGAATGACCGTCCGATCGAATCGATCCGGGTGACGGACAACGGCGAAGGCTTCACGGACGAAAACTTTGAGTCCTTCTGCACGATGGATACGGACCGGAAGGCGGCCCGATTCGGTTGCAAGGGGATCGGCCGCTTCCTGTGGCTGAAGGCCTTCCGGAAGGTCGTCGTGGAGAGCGTCTATCGGGCGTCGAGCGGAGAGAAGTACTTCCGCCGCTTCGAATTTTCTACGAGCGACATCGAGAATGAGAGCACGCGAAAGGCGGGCGACGACGAGGCGGTCCGGACGACGATCTCACTGCAATCCATGATCGACGGGATGGAGCAGACGCACGACGTGACGGCCGAAGAGATCGTGCATCTCATCATCGGGCACTTCCTTTGGGACTTTGCGAGCGGCACGGTTCCGAAGATTCGCGTGGTTTGCGCGGGCGAGAGCCTGTGCGCTAACGACGTGTTCGAAGGAATGCGACTTGCCGCGACCGAGAAGCAAACGTTCAACCTGGCCGGGTACGACTTCGAGTTTCTTCAGCAGACGTTGAAATTCAAGTCGAAGAATGGCCTGCGCCCCGGCATCTATTACTGCGCGGGCGGTCGCGTCGTCTGCAAGGCGTCGACCGCCTTGGATCCGAAGATCGAATCCTTGATGCCCGACGCGGACGGCGCCGACAGGATGTTCCTGGGCCTGGTGAAGTCTCGGGTGTTGGACGAGTTGGTGGGCAACGAACGAAACGTGATCGAATGGGGAACGGAGGGAAGCGACGACCACCCTTCGGAAAAAGCGATTTTGAAGCGGGTCGAGGAGATCTGCTCGGAATACCTGAAGACCGAATTCGAGCGCTTGGCCGTCAAGTCGAACGCCAGGCTGCAAGAGTTCGTGGACACCGAGGCGCCCGAGTACAAGGCCTTCCTGAACCGGCGACGCGACAGTTTGTACGTGAGGCCCGATGCGTCCGTATCCGACGTCCGGGAATATTTCCGGGAGGAATTCCACAAGTACGAACGCGCGGAACGTCGGGAGGTCGACGATTGGATGGCCGTCGACTGGTCGGGGGAAGAGGCTGAAAGCAAGATTCGGGAGCTTTCCGAGCGGATCGAGCCCATTCTCGCGCGCGATCTCGTGAAGCTTGCGGCGTCGCGCCGTTTCTACCTCCGAATGTATGAGAAGGCGATGAGCCTCAGCGAAGAGGGCGGCTTCCGGAAGGAAAAGGCGATCCATTCGCTGCTCTATCCCATGAACACGGACGATCGCTTGGCCGTCGGCACGGACAAGCAGAACCTCTGGCTGATCGACGAGCGACTGACGTTCGTCCACTGTCTGACGTCGGATCAGCGGACGGATCGTGCGGCGCTCAAGCTCTTCGCGGTCGGCACGGCGGACAATGCGGGCGAACTCTACATCATCGAGTTCAAGCGCCCCGGGCACGACGACTGCGATCTCGATGAAAACCCGATCTCGCAGGTGCTCGACTACGTCGACGAGCTCAGGGCCGGCGGCGTGACGGCCGCCGACGGAACGGAAATCACCGGCGCGGACAAGCTTCCGATCTACTGCTTCATCGTGGCGCACATTACGCCGACCCTGAGGAAGCAATGTCGAAATTCCGGTTTGCAGCTCGGTGCGAGCGGCGACTATTTCTTCGGTGTGGTGAACGGCGTGTACTTCGAGGTGATGAGTGTGAATTCGCTCTACAAGAAAGCCAAAGAACGAAACCATGCCCTATTGACGGCCGCGGGCTTGGACAACCCGTAA
- the efp gene encoding elongation factor P — translation MKTAQELRLGNVFMVGKDPMVVVKSEYSKGGRGASVVKMKMKNLLTNATTETVFRADDKFEDLILERKEVTYSYFADPHYVWMDEEYNQYEVDADVMAEALKYLEDGMPAEAVFYEGRAISIELPTILVREITYTEPAVKGDTSGKVMKPAKLATGYELSVPAFVETGDKIEIDTRTGEYRNRVK, via the coding sequence ATGAAAACCGCACAGGAACTGCGCCTCGGCAACGTCTTCATGGTCGGCAAGGACCCCATGGTCGTCGTCAAGTCCGAATACTCCAAGGGTGGCCGCGGCGCCTCCGTCGTCAAGATGAAGATGAAGAACCTTCTGACGAACGCCACGACGGAAACCGTCTTCCGTGCCGACGACAAGTTCGAAGACCTCATCCTTGAACGCAAGGAAGTCACGTACTCCTACTTCGCCGACCCGCACTACGTCTGGATGGACGAAGAATACAACCAGTACGAAGTCGACGCCGACGTCATGGCCGAAGCCCTCAAGTACCTCGAAGACGGCATGCCCGCCGAAGCCGTGTTCTACGAAGGCCGCGCCATCTCGATCGAACTCCCGACGATCCTCGTTCGCGAAATCACCTACACGGAACCCGCCGTCAAGGGCGACACCTCCGGTAAGGTCATGAAGCCCGCCAAGCTCGCCACCGGCTACGAACTCTCCGTTCCCGCCTTCGTCGAAACGGGCGACAAGATCGAAATCGACACCCGTACGGGCGAATACCGCAACCGCGTGAAGTAA
- the earP gene encoding elongation factor P maturation arginine rhamnosyltransferase EarP, with protein sequence MWCRVIDNFGDAGVTWRLARRLRDLGLAVRLVVDRPDVLAKLVPELDPDQAESVVRGIAVARWDDRAACAAEVLAELEIPAGKAHEESEEHASEGAFARSASDLTIEAFGCRLPEAVEALLARSREERVARGLPAEGSGFLYMNLDYLSAEDWVEACHDVWGLHPNLPLRKLWYFPGFTARTGGLLIEDNLREDTEDFAHRRDDILRALGAKPERPALFLFAYPVNALARLADGIAASAAVEPLTVLAAPGAAGDEIERLLQGRAGVDVCRTPFVPQEAFDDLLRASDAVVIRGEDSFVRAQLAGKSLLWATYPTEDNAHLIKMDAWLARVVPALAETDPESARILETANREWLSGELEPETFAAWWRSRGAIERGMARWRDRLFAHGDLARRIVERAERVEGS encoded by the coding sequence ATCTGGTGTCGCGTGATCGACAACTTCGGCGACGCGGGCGTGACGTGGCGTCTTGCACGGCGTCTTCGCGACCTGGGGCTTGCCGTGCGTCTCGTCGTCGACCGCCCCGACGTGCTCGCCAAGCTCGTGCCGGAGCTCGACCCCGATCAAGCCGAATCCGTCGTGCGCGGGATTGCCGTCGCCCGCTGGGACGATCGGGCGGCGTGCGCCGCCGAAGTCCTGGCGGAGCTTGAGATCCCTGCGGGTAAGGCGCACGAAGAGAGCGAAGAGCACGCCTCCGAGGGGGCTTTCGCCCGCTCGGCCTCCGACCTCACGATCGAAGCCTTCGGCTGCCGCCTTCCCGAGGCGGTGGAGGCGCTTCTCGCGCGCTCGCGCGAAGAGCGCGTCGCGCGGGGTCTTCCCGCGGAAGGTTCGGGCTTTCTCTACATGAATCTCGACTACCTGAGCGCCGAAGACTGGGTGGAAGCCTGTCACGACGTCTGGGGGCTGCACCCGAATCTTCCCCTTCGAAAGCTCTGGTACTTCCCGGGCTTTACAGCCCGCACGGGCGGTCTTCTGATCGAAGACAACCTCCGGGAGGATACCGAGGACTTCGCCCATCGCCGCGACGACATCCTTCGCGCACTCGGAGCCAAGCCCGAGCGCCCCGCCCTCTTTCTCTTTGCCTATCCCGTGAACGCGCTCGCGCGCCTTGCGGATGGCATCGCCGCGTCGGCCGCAGTCGAGCCCCTTACGGTGCTTGCGGCGCCGGGCGCGGCGGGTGACGAAATCGAGCGGCTCCTTCAGGGGCGCGCGGGGGTCGACGTCTGCCGCACGCCCTTCGTGCCACAGGAAGCATTTGACGACCTCTTGCGGGCGTCCGACGCCGTGGTGATCCGCGGCGAAGACAGCTTCGTGCGGGCGCAGCTCGCCGGCAAGTCCCTCCTCTGGGCCACCTACCCGACGGAAGACAACGCGCACCTCATCAAGATGGACGCGTGGCTCGCTCGGGTCGTGCCCGCTCTCGCCGAGACCGACCCCGAGAGCGCCCGAATTCTCGAGACCGCGAACCGCGAGTGGCTCTCGGGCGAACTCGAACCCGAAACGTTTGCGGCCTGGTGGCGCTCGCGCGGCGCGATCGAGCGCGGCATGGCCCGCTGGCGCGATCGGCTCTTCGCGCACGGGGACCTCGCGCGTCGGATCGTGGAGCGCGCCGAACGGGTTGAAGGGAGCTGA
- the uvrC gene encoding excinuclease ABC subunit UvrC, with amino-acid sequence MSKTDSDAIETADGTAELSRPEPVPGAALSAEPVAESAVEPLVEPVLETAVETAADASSTKAPALLEEASEESSEAEPPRAFDPQAELRTLPNLPGCYRYFDAEGNCLYVGKARDLKKRVSSYFQKTGLSPRIALMVSRIARLETTVTRSEAEALLLENNLIKTLAPKYNILFRDDKSYPYIKLGPEEFPRLSYYRGGVDKRSRFFGPYPNAGAVREAIQTLQKVFGLRTCENGVFSNRSRPCLLGQIGRCSAPCCGRISSEDYARDCERAAALLEGRTRDLVEEYEKRMWAASEKWEFEEAALYRDRIAALTTVQHRQAIETTGGDTDADILACAASGGVVCVNLAMVRGGRHLGDRPNFPKLNVRTEALLPSPGEILEAFVAQHYDGMPIPSVVILQNDAEHPDLAANVARMLTDLAGRRITVVTEPRDTRRRWLEMCTTGAEIALARRLQEEGSQLARLRELIDILGFEPEDGDPMKFSVECFDISHTAGEATQASCVVFAEGRMQSSLYRRFNITGIEPGDDYAAMRQVLERRYAPVARGEAYLPDVVLVDGGHGQVESARQVFTDLGLDLSVIVGVAKGEGRKTGLETLIFPEIDGERREPLVLGTMSRALMLIAEIRDEAHRFAITGMRRKRAKTRNTSRLEDLEGIGPKRRAKLLAHFGGMKQLSNASAEDIARVDGISRALARRIYDDLHRAAPDIPRTEESDT; translated from the coding sequence ATGTCCAAGACGGATTCCGACGCCATCGAGACGGCCGACGGCACCGCCGAACTCTCCCGCCCTGAGCCCGTGCCCGGGGCGGCGCTTTCGGCCGAGCCTGTCGCCGAGTCTGCTGTCGAGCCTCTCGTCGAACCTGTGCTCGAAACGGCTGTTGAAACCGCTGCCGACGCGTCTTCAACGAAGGCTCCGGCTCTCTTGGAAGAAGCGTCCGAAGAATCGTCGGAAGCCGAGCCGCCCCGCGCCTTCGACCCGCAGGCCGAATTGCGGACGCTCCCGAACCTCCCCGGCTGCTACCGGTATTTCGACGCCGAGGGGAATTGCCTCTACGTCGGGAAAGCCCGCGACCTCAAAAAACGCGTATCGTCCTACTTTCAGAAGACGGGGTTGTCGCCGCGCATCGCCCTGATGGTGTCGCGCATCGCGCGGCTCGAAACCACCGTGACGCGGTCCGAGGCCGAAGCGCTCCTTCTTGAAAACAACCTCATTAAGACGCTCGCCCCGAAGTACAACATACTCTTTCGGGACGACAAGAGTTACCCCTACATCAAGTTGGGGCCCGAGGAATTCCCGCGTCTTTCCTACTACCGCGGGGGCGTCGACAAGCGGTCGCGCTTTTTCGGGCCGTATCCCAATGCGGGGGCCGTGCGCGAAGCGATTCAGACGCTCCAGAAGGTGTTCGGCCTTCGCACGTGCGAAAACGGCGTCTTCTCAAACCGCTCGCGCCCGTGTCTTTTGGGCCAAATCGGGCGGTGTTCGGCTCCCTGCTGCGGGCGCATTTCTTCGGAAGACTACGCGCGCGACTGCGAGCGCGCGGCGGCGCTTCTCGAAGGGCGCACGCGCGACCTCGTCGAAGAGTACGAAAAGCGCATGTGGGCGGCGAGCGAAAAGTGGGAATTCGAAGAAGCGGCCCTCTACCGCGACCGCATTGCGGCGCTCACGACCGTGCAGCACCGTCAGGCGATCGAAACGACGGGGGGCGACACGGACGCGGACATTCTCGCGTGCGCGGCTTCGGGGGGCGTCGTGTGCGTGAACCTCGCCATGGTGCGCGGCGGCCGCCACCTCGGGGACCGACCCAACTTTCCGAAACTCAACGTGCGCACGGAAGCGCTCCTTCCGAGCCCCGGCGAAATTCTCGAAGCCTTCGTCGCGCAGCACTACGACGGGATGCCGATTCCGTCCGTCGTCATTTTGCAAAACGACGCCGAGCACCCCGACCTCGCCGCAAACGTCGCGCGCATGCTCACGGACCTCGCGGGTCGACGCATCACGGTCGTAACCGAGCCGCGCGACACGCGCCGGCGGTGGCTTGAGATGTGCACGACCGGGGCCGAGATCGCGCTCGCGCGGCGCCTTCAGGAGGAAGGCAGTCAACTCGCGCGCCTACGGGAGCTCATCGACATCCTCGGGTTCGAGCCCGAAGACGGCGACCCCATGAAGTTTTCGGTCGAGTGCTTCGACATTTCGCACACGGCGGGCGAAGCCACCCAGGCTTCCTGCGTCGTCTTTGCCGAGGGGCGGATGCAATCGTCCCTCTACCGGCGCTTCAACATCACCGGGATCGAGCCGGGCGACGACTACGCCGCCATGCGTCAGGTCTTGGAGCGCCGCTACGCGCCCGTGGCGCGCGGCGAAGCGTACCTGCCCGATGTCGTACTCGTTGACGGCGGGCACGGCCAGGTCGAATCCGCCCGACAGGTCTTCACCGACCTCGGGCTCGATCTTTCCGTCATCGTCGGGGTTGCGAAGGGCGAAGGCCGGAAGACCGGGCTTGAAACCCTCATCTTCCCCGAAATCGACGGGGAACGGCGCGAACCGCTCGTTCTCGGCACGATGTCGCGCGCCCTCATGCTCATTGCCGAAATCCGCGACGAAGCGCACCGCTTTGCCATTACCGGGATGCGTCGCAAGCGCGCGAAGACCCGCAACACCTCGCGCCTCGAAGACTTGGAAGGCATCGGCCCCAAGCGCCGCGCGAAGCTGCTTGCGCACTTCGGCGGCATGAAGCAGCTCTCGAACGCCTCCGCCGAAGACATCGCGCGCGTCGACGGTATTTCCCGGGCGCTCGCACGGCGCATCTACGACGACCTCCATCGCGCCGCCCCCGACATCCCCCGAACGGAGGAGTCGGATACCTGA
- the pgsA gene encoding CDP-diacylglycerol--glycerol-3-phosphate 3-phosphatidyltransferase — translation MKLKPPFRMNVPMALTWARIAMIPLVIGIFYVPARVLDPHLVNQIACAVFVLAAVTDALDGFLARRYEGWATRMGAFLDPVADKLLVSAALVALVGLDRCDMAVAMIIIGREITVTALREWMAKIGESGLVKVNWFGKIKTIAQMTAIPCLLWYDPVYGFSVALAGEVLLWIAALLTVYSMYVYLRAAVPYFEEQRVKN, via the coding sequence ATGAAGCTCAAGCCTCCCTTCCGCATGAACGTGCCGATGGCCCTCACCTGGGCCCGCATTGCCATGATCCCGCTTGTCATCGGGATCTTCTACGTGCCCGCACGTGTTCTCGATCCGCACCTCGTCAATCAAATCGCCTGTGCGGTCTTTGTTCTTGCCGCCGTCACCGACGCGCTCGACGGGTTCCTCGCCCGACGCTACGAAGGGTGGGCGACCCGCATGGGGGCCTTCCTCGACCCGGTGGCGGACAAACTTCTCGTTTCCGCGGCGCTCGTCGCGCTCGTCGGACTCGATCGTTGCGACATGGCCGTGGCGATGATCATCATCGGTCGCGAAATCACCGTGACGGCGCTGCGCGAATGGATGGCGAAGATCGGCGAATCGGGGCTCGTCAAGGTGAACTGGTTCGGGAAGATCAAGACGATCGCGCAGATGACGGCCATTCCGTGCCTTCTCTGGTACGACCCCGTCTACGGGTTCTCGGTCGCGCTCGCGGGCGAGGTGCTCCTCTGGATCGCCGCGCTCCTCACGGTCTATTCGATGTACGTGTACCTGCGTGCGGCCGTTCCCTATTTCGAAGAGCAGCGGGTGAAGAATTGA
- a CDS encoding deoxycytidylate deaminase gives MDIKKDNAMYMRIAHIAAERSYARRLKVGCVIVKNHSIISFGWNGMPTGYDNCCEMEVNGETVTRPEVQHAELNAIAKLAENGYSSKGASIFITHSPCIHCALLIQKCGITEVFYHELYRSEDGLNFLKRAGIRVEQL, from the coding sequence ATGGATATCAAGAAGGATAATGCGATGTACATGCGCATCGCGCACATCGCCGCCGAACGCAGCTACGCCCGACGTCTCAAGGTGGGCTGCGTCATCGTGAAGAATCACTCGATCATCTCCTTCGGCTGGAACGGGATGCCCACCGGGTACGACAACTGCTGCGAGATGGAAGTGAACGGCGAGACGGTGACGCGCCCCGAAGTGCAGCACGCGGAATTGAACGCCATCGCCAAGCTCGCCGAAAACGGCTACTCCTCGAAGGGAGCGTCGATCTTCATCACGCACAGCCCCTGCATCCACTGCGCGCTCCTCATTCAGAAGTGCGGCATCACCGAGGTCTTCTACCACGAGCTCTACCGAAGCGAAGACGGCCTCAACTTCCTGAAGCGTGCGGGGATTCGCGTCGAGCAGCTTTGA